A genomic segment from Actinoplanes sichuanensis encodes:
- a CDS encoding ABC transporter ATP-binding protein, translating to MTTVLNVEAVNRSFGERQVLKDVSFTVDSGRLTGFVGANGAGKTTTMRIILGVLAADTGSVTWRGNAISKNDRQLFGYMPEERGLYPKMTVGEQVVYLGRLHGLSAADAKRRTATLLERLELAERAGDPVEKLSLGNQQRAQIAAALVHDPELLVLDEPFSGLDPIAVETVLAVLRERARTGAAVLFSSHQLEVVERLCDDLVIIADGTVRAAGSRTGLREQYALPRFRIEVDGDAGWLRDEPGVTLLELDGAQAVFDLTDGADEQAVLRAALGRGPVRSFGPVRPSLAEIFREVIQ from the coding sequence ATGACAACAGTCCTGAACGTGGAGGCCGTGAACCGGTCCTTCGGGGAGCGGCAGGTCCTCAAGGACGTGTCGTTCACGGTGGACTCCGGCCGGCTCACCGGTTTCGTCGGCGCGAACGGCGCCGGCAAGACCACCACCATGCGGATCATCCTGGGCGTGCTCGCCGCCGACACCGGTTCGGTGACCTGGCGCGGCAACGCCATCAGCAAGAACGACAGGCAGCTGTTCGGCTACATGCCCGAGGAGCGTGGGCTCTACCCGAAGATGACCGTCGGCGAGCAGGTCGTCTACCTGGGCCGACTCCACGGGCTGAGCGCGGCCGACGCCAAGCGCCGCACCGCCACCCTGCTGGAGCGCCTGGAGCTGGCCGAACGCGCCGGTGACCCGGTGGAGAAACTGTCGCTCGGCAACCAGCAGCGGGCCCAGATCGCCGCGGCTCTGGTGCACGACCCGGAGCTGCTGGTCCTGGACGAGCCGTTCTCCGGTCTCGACCCGATCGCGGTGGAGACCGTGCTGGCCGTGCTCCGCGAACGGGCCCGTACCGGCGCCGCCGTCCTCTTCTCCAGCCACCAGCTGGAAGTGGTCGAGCGTCTCTGCGACGACCTGGTGATCATCGCCGACGGCACGGTCCGCGCCGCCGGATCCCGGACCGGGCTGCGCGAGCAGTACGCGCTGCCCCGCTTCCGGATCGAGGTGGACGGTGACGCCGGCTGGCTGCGTGACGAGCCGGGTGTGACGCTGCTCGAACTGGACGGCGCGCAGGCCGTCTTCGACCTGACCGACGGCGCCGACGAGCAGGCGGTGCTCCGGGCCGCTCTGGGCCGTGGCCCGGTCCGCTCCTTCGGCCCGGTCCGCCCCTCGCTCGCCGAGATCTTCCGAGAGGTTATCCAGTGA
- a CDS encoding response regulator has translation MTVSVLLADDHQLVRIGFRVILEMEDDITVVGEAADGAQAVEMALRLRPDVVLMDVEMPGVDGLEATRRITAEGGPSVLILTTFDRDDYLFAALRAGASGFLLKNGTPEALTEAVRVIAAGEALLAPAVTRRVISTFTTPDTAGVRLDQLTPREHEVLVLLAGGATNAEIATTLRLGETTVKTHVSRVLMKIGARDRTQAVVLAYELGVVRPGG, from the coding sequence GTGACCGTCTCCGTGCTGCTCGCCGACGACCACCAGCTGGTCCGGATCGGCTTCCGGGTCATCCTCGAGATGGAGGACGACATCACCGTGGTCGGCGAGGCCGCCGACGGCGCCCAGGCGGTCGAGATGGCCCTGCGGCTACGGCCCGACGTGGTGCTGATGGACGTCGAGATGCCCGGTGTGGACGGTCTGGAGGCGACCCGGCGGATCACCGCCGAGGGCGGCCCGTCGGTGCTGATCCTGACCACCTTCGACCGCGACGACTACCTGTTCGCGGCGCTGCGCGCCGGCGCGAGCGGCTTCCTGCTCAAGAACGGCACACCAGAGGCCTTGACCGAGGCGGTACGGGTGATCGCCGCCGGTGAGGCGCTGCTCGCCCCGGCCGTCACCAGGCGGGTCATCTCCACCTTCACCACACCGGACACCGCCGGGGTACGCCTGGACCAGCTGACCCCACGTGAGCACGAGGTACTGGTCCTGCTGGCCGGCGGTGCCACCAACGCGGAGATCGCGACCACCCTGCGCCTCGGCGAGACGACGGTGAAGACGCACGTCAGCCGGGTGCTCATGAAGATCGGCGCCCGCGACCGTACCCAGGCCGTGGTGCTGGCGTACGAGCTCGGTGTGGTCCGCCCCGGCGGTTGA
- a CDS encoding sensor histidine kinase — protein MPSVNLDDWVRPGPTAKQRRTDVWIGLAVAAVAVANLFLSRNISTVRVDDGASVAEQIAWVLAITLPLTLRRAYPDVVAVIIGAAFIGGQVRGSLEQQVTTGALFAAIYALGAWGRNRERARVLRLVIIGAMFAWIVFVFVFFAGQFGGHADKASLAFNWFVVNSAFFAFGYLMGDAAWQHVRRSHALEEQAAELRATQEIAAERAVLGERVRIARELHDVVAHHVSVMGIQASACRRALDKDPARARTALTAIEEGARTAVDELRRMLGALRATSAAATEAVVPNAGVERLEEITDRAREAGLTVRYAVYGDPVPLPESLSQAVYRIVQEAVTNTLKHAHARVLDVRVRYLSGELELDVTDDGRGGSPSAGGMGLVGMRERVAVHDGTLENGPHPDGGYRVRARFPYPAGVTL, from the coding sequence ATGCCATCGGTGAACCTCGACGACTGGGTACGGCCCGGCCCGACCGCGAAACAGCGGCGGACCGACGTGTGGATCGGACTGGCCGTCGCCGCCGTCGCCGTGGCCAACCTCTTCCTCTCCCGCAACATCAGCACGGTGCGGGTCGACGACGGGGCCTCGGTGGCCGAGCAGATCGCCTGGGTGCTGGCCATCACCCTCCCGCTCACGCTGCGCCGGGCGTACCCCGACGTGGTCGCCGTGATCATCGGCGCCGCCTTCATCGGCGGGCAGGTCCGCGGCTCGCTGGAGCAGCAGGTCACCACCGGTGCCCTGTTCGCGGCGATCTACGCCCTCGGGGCCTGGGGGCGCAACCGGGAACGGGCCCGGGTCCTGCGGCTCGTGATCATCGGCGCGATGTTCGCCTGGATCGTCTTCGTGTTCGTCTTCTTCGCCGGCCAGTTCGGCGGCCACGCCGACAAGGCCTCCCTGGCGTTCAACTGGTTCGTGGTCAACTCGGCGTTCTTCGCCTTCGGCTACCTGATGGGCGACGCCGCCTGGCAGCACGTCAGGCGCAGCCACGCCCTCGAGGAGCAGGCCGCCGAGCTGCGGGCCACCCAGGAGATCGCCGCCGAGCGGGCGGTCCTCGGCGAGCGCGTCCGGATCGCCCGGGAGCTGCACGACGTGGTCGCCCACCACGTGTCGGTGATGGGCATCCAGGCGTCCGCGTGCCGGCGTGCCCTCGACAAGGACCCGGCCCGGGCCCGCACCGCCCTCACCGCGATCGAGGAGGGCGCCCGGACCGCGGTCGACGAGCTGCGCCGCATGCTCGGCGCGCTCCGGGCCACCTCCGCGGCCGCCACCGAGGCGGTGGTGCCGAACGCCGGCGTCGAGCGGCTGGAGGAGATCACCGACCGGGCCCGTGAGGCCGGGCTGACGGTCCGCTACGCCGTCTACGGTGACCCGGTGCCGCTGCCCGAGTCGCTGTCCCAGGCCGTCTACCGGATAGTGCAGGAGGCGGTGACCAACACCCTCAAGCACGCGCACGCCCGAGTCCTCGACGTCCGGGTCCGCTACCTCAGCGGCGAGCTCGAACTCGACGTCACCGACGACGGCCGGGGCGGCTCCCCGTCCGCCGGCGGGATGGGCCTGGTCGGCATGCGGGAGCGGGTGGCGGTGCACGACGGCACGCTGGAGAACGGGCCGCACCCGGACGGCGGCTACCGGGTGCGGGCGCGGTTCCCGTACCCGGCCGGGGTGACGCTGTGA
- a CDS encoding MerR family transcriptional regulator: protein MNTVDRDSPVFSMGRAAESIGVTQAFLRSLDEAGLIEPERSAGGHRRYSRHQLDLAARVRILLDQGFPLTAACRIVTLEDRLEAAHRHIRELGGTITPDQDASIPTQTRRG from the coding sequence ATGAACACTGTGGATCGCGACAGCCCGGTGTTCAGCATGGGCCGCGCCGCCGAGTCGATCGGTGTGACGCAGGCCTTTCTCCGCAGCCTCGACGAGGCCGGTCTGATCGAGCCGGAGCGCTCGGCCGGCGGTCACCGCCGCTACTCCCGTCACCAACTCGACCTGGCGGCCCGGGTCCGGATACTGCTCGACCAGGGATTCCCACTCACCGCCGCCTGTCGGATCGTCACGCTCGAAGACCGTCTCGAAGCCGCCCACCGGCACATCCGTGAACTCGGCGGCACGATCACCCCCGACCAGGACGCGAGCATCCCCACACAGACCCGGCGCGGTTGA
- a CDS encoding amino acid permease, which translates to MSTDEERLAQLGYKQELHRRLSGFSNFAVSFSIISILAGAITSYGIAMKAGGPVAITLGWLFVGVMVTFVALAMAEVCSAYPTAGALYWWAAALAKRNKPAWAWFIGWFNFLGEVAVTAAIDFGAAITTAAFLSLTFGLEVTATSTFLIFLVIIIVHGLLNTFGVNLVRVLSDVSAWWHLIGVAVIVGILAVVPDQHKPISEVFTEVYNATGFTFAGAGVYAVLMGLLMAQYTYTGYDASAHVAEETHDAANAAPRGIVMSVIVSVIAGFVLLVAITWSIQDYEGALGTELGLPPAQIFIDAAGHDLGVFLLFICMVAQWFCGMASVTANSRMSYAFARDDAIPGSRIWKKVNPRTGTPTNSIWLCVTLSTILVLPSLWNTVAYFAATSIAVIGLYIAYVGPVLLRRLNPDFQPGPWNLGKWSAPVGWIAIVWVGIICVLFVLPPGSPITAETFNYTIVAVAVVLGAAAIWWFASARKWFTGPKQNLLEKAAHGESTD; encoded by the coding sequence ATGAGCACCGACGAGGAAAGACTCGCCCAACTCGGCTACAAGCAGGAACTCCACCGCCGGCTCTCCGGCTTCTCCAACTTCGCCGTCTCCTTCTCGATCATCTCCATCCTGGCCGGTGCGATCACCTCGTACGGGATCGCCATGAAGGCCGGTGGGCCGGTCGCGATCACCCTGGGCTGGCTCTTCGTCGGTGTCATGGTGACGTTCGTGGCGTTGGCCATGGCCGAGGTCTGCTCGGCCTATCCGACCGCCGGTGCCCTCTACTGGTGGGCCGCCGCGCTGGCCAAGAGGAACAAACCGGCCTGGGCCTGGTTCATCGGCTGGTTCAACTTCCTCGGCGAGGTCGCGGTGACCGCGGCCATCGACTTCGGCGCGGCGATCACCACCGCGGCCTTCCTCAGCCTGACCTTCGGGCTGGAGGTGACGGCGACCTCGACGTTCCTGATCTTCCTGGTCATCATCATCGTCCACGGGTTGCTGAACACCTTCGGCGTCAACCTGGTGCGGGTCCTCTCCGACGTCAGCGCCTGGTGGCACCTGATCGGCGTCGCGGTGATCGTCGGCATCCTCGCGGTCGTCCCCGACCAGCACAAACCCATCTCCGAAGTGTTCACCGAGGTCTACAACGCGACCGGGTTCACCTTCGCCGGGGCGGGCGTCTACGCGGTGCTCATGGGTCTGCTGATGGCGCAGTACACGTACACCGGCTACGACGCCTCCGCGCACGTCGCCGAGGAGACCCACGACGCCGCCAACGCCGCGCCCCGGGGCATCGTGATGTCGGTGATCGTCTCGGTGATCGCCGGTTTCGTGCTGCTGGTCGCGATCACCTGGTCCATCCAGGACTACGAGGGCGCGCTCGGCACCGAGCTGGGCCTGCCGCCGGCGCAGATCTTCATCGACGCGGCCGGCCACGACCTGGGCGTGTTCCTGCTGTTCATCTGCATGGTGGCGCAGTGGTTCTGCGGCATGGCGTCGGTCACCGCCAACTCCCGGATGTCCTACGCCTTCGCCCGTGACGACGCGATCCCCGGTTCGCGGATCTGGAAGAAGGTCAATCCCCGCACCGGTACGCCGACCAACTCGATCTGGCTGTGCGTGACCCTCTCGACGATCCTGGTGCTGCCGTCGCTCTGGAACACGGTCGCCTACTTCGCCGCCACCTCGATCGCGGTGATCGGCCTCTACATCGCCTACGTCGGCCCGGTCCTGCTGCGCCGGCTCAACCCGGACTTCCAGCCCGGCCCGTGGAATCTCGGTAAGTGGAGCGCCCCGGTGGGCTGGATCGCCATCGTCTGGGTAGGGATCATCTGCGTGCTCTTCGTGCTGCCGCCCGGCAGCCCGATCACCGCGGAGACGTTCAACTACACGATCGTCGCCGTGGCGGTGGTGCTCGGGGCGGCCGCGATCTGGTGGTTCGCCAGTGCCCGGAAGTGGTTCACCGGGCCGAAGCAGAACCTCCTGGAGAAGGCCGCCCACGGCGAGTCCACCGACTGA
- a CDS encoding glutamine synthetase family protein: MDLEELDVSVDNGSIDTVLLALTDMQGRLQGKRLHGRYFLDEVVSGGSEGCNYLLAVDVDMNTVDGYEMSSWSTGYGDFVMKPDFSTLRRVPWQPGTALVLADLLDTAGQPVHASPRQILRRQLDRLAAHGLTAYAGTELEFVLYRDSYEQAFSKNYRDLVPANQYNVDYSLLGTARVEPLLRRIRNEMYGAGLIPESAKGECNFGQHEIAFRYADALTSADNHVIYKNGAKEIAAQEGMALTFMAKPNEREGNSCHIHFSLRDENGRSAMLGDGPAHLSETGQRVLAGLLATMREFSLLFAPNINSYKRYQPGSFAPTALRWGVDNRTCALRIAGHGQGMRVENRVPGGDVNPYLAIAALVAGALHGIENELSLEDEFAGNAYRDETAGRVPGTLREATSLWAGSSVAETAFGADVVAHYANMGRVELAAYDAAVTDWELRRGFERL; the protein is encoded by the coding sequence ATGGATCTCGAGGAACTCGACGTCTCCGTCGACAACGGCAGCATCGACACCGTGCTGCTGGCCCTGACCGACATGCAGGGCCGGTTGCAGGGCAAGCGGCTGCACGGGCGGTACTTCCTGGACGAGGTGGTCTCCGGCGGCAGCGAGGGATGCAATTATCTGCTCGCGGTCGACGTGGACATGAACACCGTCGACGGTTACGAGATGTCCTCCTGGTCCACCGGCTACGGCGACTTCGTGATGAAGCCCGACTTCAGCACGTTGCGCCGGGTCCCGTGGCAGCCCGGCACCGCGCTGGTCCTCGCCGACCTGCTCGACACGGCGGGACAGCCGGTACACGCGTCACCCCGGCAGATCCTGCGCCGCCAGCTCGACCGGCTGGCGGCGCACGGGCTGACCGCGTACGCCGGGACCGAACTGGAGTTCGTGCTCTACCGGGACAGCTACGAGCAGGCGTTCAGCAAGAACTACCGGGACCTGGTCCCGGCCAACCAGTACAACGTGGATTACTCGCTGCTCGGCACCGCCCGGGTGGAGCCGCTGCTGCGTCGGATCCGCAACGAGATGTACGGCGCCGGCCTGATCCCGGAGAGCGCCAAGGGCGAGTGCAACTTCGGCCAGCACGAGATCGCCTTCCGCTACGCCGACGCGCTGACCAGCGCCGACAACCACGTGATCTACAAGAACGGGGCGAAGGAGATCGCCGCCCAGGAGGGCATGGCGCTGACCTTCATGGCCAAGCCCAACGAGCGCGAGGGCAACTCCTGCCACATCCACTTCTCGCTGCGCGACGAGAACGGGCGGTCGGCGATGCTCGGCGACGGGCCGGCCCACCTGAGCGAGACCGGGCAGCGGGTGCTGGCCGGGCTGCTCGCCACCATGCGCGAGTTCAGCCTGCTCTTCGCGCCGAACATCAACTCGTACAAGCGCTACCAGCCCGGTTCGTTCGCGCCGACCGCGCTGCGCTGGGGTGTCGACAACCGGACCTGCGCGCTGCGGATCGCCGGGCACGGGCAGGGCATGCGGGTGGAGAACCGGGTGCCGGGCGGGGACGTCAACCCGTATCTGGCGATCGCCGCACTGGTCGCCGGCGCGCTGCACGGCATCGAGAACGAGCTGTCCCTGGAGGACGAGTTCGCCGGCAACGCCTACCGGGACGAGACGGCCGGCCGGGTACCCGGGACGCTGCGCGAGGCCACCTCGCTCTGGGCGGGGAGTTCGGTGGCGGAAACCGCGTTCGGGGCGGACGTGGTGGCCCACTACGCCAACATGGGGCGGGTGGAGCTGGCGGCCTACGACGCGGCGGTGACCGACTGGGAGTTGCGCCGTGGATTCGAGCGCCTCTGA